The following are encoded together in the Hemicordylus capensis ecotype Gifberg chromosome 4, rHemCap1.1.pri, whole genome shotgun sequence genome:
- the SS18L1 gene encoding calcium-responsive transactivator isoform X5, with product MQQSGQNTMPTTSLSMTVSSHGTGTGYSHTVPASQNVPMQGQGSIGNYVSRTNINVQSNPVSMMHQQAATSHYNSAQGGSQHYQGQSSIAMMSQSNQGSTMMGQRPMGPYRPSQQGSSQQYMGQEEYYSEQYSHGQGSSEPMNQQYYPDGHSDYAYQQSSYSEQSYDRTFEDSTQHYYEGGNSQYSQQQAGYQQGAAQQQTYSQQQYPNQQSYPGQQQGYGPAQGASSQYSSYQQGQGQQYGSYRASQTGPTAQQQRPYGYEQGQYGNYQQ from the exons ATGCAACAGTCAGGCCAGAACACCATGCCTACAACTTCCCTGAGCATGACTGTCAGTAGCCATGGAACCGGAACCGGCTATAGCCATACAGTGCCTGCATCACAGAATGTACCAATGCAAGGCCAGGGGTCAATAGGCAACTATGTCTCACGAACAAATATCAACGTGCAGTCTAATCCCG TTTCCATGATGCACCAGCAAGCAGCAACGTCGCATTACAACTCTGCACAAGGAGGGAGCCAGCATTACCAAGGGCAGTCTTCTATCGCCATGATGAGTCAGAGTAACCAAGGCAGCACCATGATGGGCCAGCGACCGATGGGCCCTTATCGACCTTCGCAGCAAG GTTCCTCTCAGCAGTACATGGGCCAGGAGGAATACTACAGTGAACAATACAGTCACGGACAAGGCTCATCGGAGCCCATGAACCAGCAATATTATCCTGATG GTCACAGTGATTACGCATACCAGCAGTCATCTTACTCTGAGCAAAGCTATGACAGAACATTTGAGGATTCCACACAGCACTACTATGAAGGAG GAAATTCCCAGTATAGCCAGCAGCAAGCAGGATACCAACAGGGAGCTGCACAACAGCAAACATACTCACAGCAGCAATACCCGAATCAGCAAAGCTATCCAGGACAGCAGCAAGGATATG GTCCTGCCCAAGGAGCTTCATCACAGTATTCCAGCTATCAACAGGGCCAGGGACAACAATACGGAAGTTATAGAGCTTCACAGACAGGACCAACGGCACAGCAACAGAGGCCTTATGGCTATGAGCAG GGCCAATATGGAAACTATCAGCAATAA
- the MTG2 gene encoding mitochondrial ribosome-associated GTPase 2, translating into MLQIKTFGPWLESQWKLVESCLLQNQVKNWRRDLSTTCTRFSKNRRLGHKRSLSEKKLTRYFVDHRKVCVIAGKGGDGISCFHSEPRKVFGGPDGGDGGDGGHIILKVDQQVKSLASVLPIYRGINGGKGGSKNCYGAAGECTYIKVPTGTVVKEDCRIVADLNQHGEEYVAAYGGLGGKGNRFFLSNENRAPITATLGEPGQERVLHLELKTMAHAGMVGFPNAGKSSLLRAISNAKPAVAAYPFTTLNPHVGIIHYENYEQVAVADIPGIIKGAHENRGLGLAFLRHIERCRFLLYVLDLSASEPWTQLQHLKYELEQYEEGLSKRPHAIIANKFDLPQSKSNLPLLKERVKHRVIPLSALTGENLEELLLHLKELYDDYVKTEEAMRQKPIKW; encoded by the exons ATGCTGCAAATAAAAACCTTTGGGCCTTGGTTGGAAAGCCAGTGGAAACTGGTAGAAAGTTGTTTATTGCAAAACCAGGTTAAAAACTGGCGCAGGGATCTTAGTACAACGTGCACAAGGTTTTCGAAGAATCGGCGGCTGGGACATAAAAGAAGCCTTTCGGAAAAGAAGCTG ACCCGATACTTCGTAGATCATCGAAAAGTGTGTGTGATAGCAGGAAAAGGAGGGGACGGTATTAGCTGTTTTCACAGTGAGCCGCGGAAAGTGTTTGGCGGTCCTGATGGTGGAGATGGAGGAGACGGGGGACACATTATATTGAAAG TGGATCAGCAAGTCAAATCCTTGGCTTCTGTTCTCCCAATTTATCGAGGTATCAATGGAGGAAAAGGGGGAAGCAAAAACTGTTATGGTGCTGCTGGTGAATGCACTTACATCAAG GTTCCCACTGGTACAGTGGTTAAGGAGGATTGCAGAATTGTGGCTGATCTCAATCAGCACGGTGAGGAATATGTCGCAGCCTATGGTGGACTTGGAGGGAAGGGCAACCGTTTCTTCCTGTCCAATGAAAATCGAGCACCCATAACTGCTACTCTAGGAGAACCAGGTCAAGAAAGAGTTCTCCATTTGGAGCTCAAGACTATGGCCCATGCAGGGATG GTAGGATTCCCTAATGCTGGGAAATCTTCACTATTGCGAGCGATCTCCAATGCAAAACCAGCAGTAGCTGCTTACCCTTTCACAACCTTAAATCCACATGTAGGCATCATCCACTACGAAAATTATGAACAAGTTGCAG TTGCTGATATTCCGGGAATAATAAAAGGAGCCCATGAAAACAGGGGGCTTGGGCTGGCCTTCCTGAGGCACATTGAACGCTGCCGCTTTCTTCTCTATGTGTTGGATCTCTCTGCATCTGAGCCATGGACCCAGCTGCAACACTTAAAATACGAACTGGAGCAGTATGAGGAAGGCTTATCAAAGAGACCTCATGCTATCATCGCGAATAAGTTTGATCTTCCACAGTCTAAGAGCAATTTGCCTCTCCTTAAGGAGCGAGTGAAACACAGAGTCATCccattgtctgctctgacaggAGAAAATCTGGAGGAATTACTGTTGCATCTGAAAGAACTGTACGATGATTATGTAAAAACCGAAGAAGCAATGAGGCAGAAGCCTATAAAGTGGTAG